A stretch of DNA from Thalassospiraceae bacterium LMO-SO8:
ACCATGGGCGTGCGCAGGCGTTCCTTGGTCAGGTTCTCGATCCCGCCCTGGAAATGGGCCAGGCTGTCGGCCTGCACGAAGTCGGTGAAGATGCGGCCTTTCAGTTCGACCGCGGGCCACACGCCCAACATGTCCGCGCCCGCCGGGTTGATCAGGTCGATGGCGCCGCCGCGGCATACGGCAATCAGGTCCGGCGCCAGTTCGATGACGTGGCGGAAACCCTGTTCCGTGCGCTTCATGTTCTCGAAGCGCTTGCGGTTCAGAAGGTCGTTGATGAAGTCCAGCATGCGCCGGCCTTCGGTCGAGATCACTTCGACGTATTCGCGGTAATGAGGGTTCGACAGCGGACCCAGGATTTCCTGGTCCATCATGTCGGCGAATCCGATGATGGTGTTCAAGGGCGTGCGCAGGTCGTGACTGAGGGTTTCCAGAAGGGTCTCGTTGGCCTCTTCCGTGGCGTCACCTTCGCTCTGAAGGCGCCCGCCCACCTGCCGGGCGCCGGGCTTGATTTCGTAGATGTCCGCCATTGAACCAGCTTGTGTTTGCCCCCTGACCATCTTTGATGGCCGTTTTCCGCGGGTTCGGGGGATTTTGCTCACCCTGTTCCGCATTATAGCGGGTGAAAGGGCGAAACCGTCAAGCTAGCCAAAAGGTTACATTGTTTTAGCGGGCTCGCCGCATGGCGGGTGGCGTGCTAGCGTTCGGCCATGCCGCATGAGATCATCCTGCTGACCGGCGACGTCGAGGGGCCCCATCTGGCGGCTGTCCTGATGGCCCACAACCCGACCGTTCACGTCAACCACGTCGATGGCGCGGATTCCCTGCGTCGCGCCCTCGATCTGGCGGGCGGGGCCGCCGCCAACGCGGGCCGGCGGCTGATCGCTTTCTGCACCGGGGTCGTGGTGCCGTCTGATGTTCTCGATGCCTTGCCGGGCCCGGCCTACAACTTTCATCCCGGCCCGCCGACCTATCCGGGAAGCTGGGCCGCGGGCTTTGCCCTGTACGACGGGGCAACCCGATTCGGCGCGACCCTGCATGTCATGGAGCGGCGCGTGGACGAGGGGGCGATCATCGACGTCGACTGGTTCGACCTGCCGGCGGGGTTGAAGCTGCGCTACGACGAGTTGGAGGTCATGGCCTACCAGCGTTGCGTCGGCCTGTTCCATAAATACGCGGCGCATCTGGCGGCGGACGATTCGCCCCTGCCCCCGTCGTCGGAAACATGGTCCGGGACCAAGCGCAGCAAGGCGGAGGCCGCCGCCATGCGCGAGCCGCCGCGCGATGCCTCGGAACAGGAAATCCGCCGCCGCTTCCGCGCCTTCGGCGGCTAATCCACTTAATCTAAATCCGCCGCCAAGTCGCGCCCCCGGCGCTGTCCTCGACCGCGATGCCCTCGGCGGTGAGGATGCCGCGAATCTCGTCGGCGCGGGCGAAATCCTTGGCCTGGCGGGCGGCGACGCGCTCCGCGATCAAGGCGTCGATCTCGGCGTCGGAAAGCCCGCCCGTCTTGACCGGCGGCTGCCATTTGAACCAGGCTTCCGGGTCCTGCTGAAGAAGGCCCAGAACGCCGGCCGCGGATTTCAGGACCCCGGCCGCCGCCGGTTTGGCCGCGTGATCCGCCTTGTTGGCGGCGGCGGCGAGGCTGTGAAGCTGACTGATCGCCAACGGCGTGTTCAGGTCGTCGCAGAGCGCATCCATCAGGGCCGCCGAAGCCTCATCGCTGTCCGCAACGGGGACGCCGCGCAGGGCGCCATAGAAGCCGTCCAACTCCGCCTTCGCCTCGCGGATGCCGTCCTTGGTGAAGTCGAGCGGCTGGCGGTAATGGGTCTTCAGCAGCGTCAGGCGGATGGCCTCGCCGGGGAATTCCTGCAAAAGGTCATGGACCGTGTAGAAGTTGCCCAGGGACTTGGACATTTTCTCGCCCTCGGCCATCAGATAGCCGTTGTGCATCCACACGCTGGCCATCACGTCCGTGCCGTGGGCGCAGCGGCTTTGCGCGATTTCGTTCTCGTGGTGGGGGAAGATCAGGTCCTGGCCGCCGCCGTGGATGTCGAAGGTCGGGCCCAGGATCTTGGCCGACATGGCCGAGCATTCGATGTGCCAACCAGGCCGCCCACGGCCCCAGGGGCTGGGCCAGCCGGGCAGGCCGTCTTCCGCTGGCGACGGTTTCCACAGCACGAAATCCGCCGCATCCTTCTTGTAGGGCGCGACCTCGACCCGGGCCCCCGCGATCAGCTCGTCCCGGTCGCGCCGCGACAGCCTGCCGTAGTCGTCCATGGCTGGCACGCTGAACAGCACGTGCCCTTCGGCCTCGTAGGCGAAGCCCTTGGCGATCAGCGTTTCGATCATGGTGATCATTTCGGGAATGTGGTCCGTGGCGCGCGGCTCGTACTTGCGGGGCAGGGGCAGGGCGCCCAAGGCGGCCATGTCGGCGTGGAACTGGGCTGCCGTTTCCTTGGTGATGTCCTCGATGGGGCGGCCGGTTTCC
This window harbors:
- a CDS encoding formyltransferase family protein, giving the protein MPHEIILLTGDVEGPHLAAVLMAHNPTVHVNHVDGADSLRRALDLAGGAAANAGRRLIAFCTGVVVPSDVLDALPGPAYNFHPGPPTYPGSWAAGFALYDGATRFGATLHVMERRVDEGAIIDVDWFDLPAGLKLRYDELEVMAYQRCVGLFHKYAAHLAADDSPLPPSSETWSGTKRSKAEAAAMREPPRDASEQEIRRRFRAFGG
- the cysS gene encoding cysteine--tRNA ligase, encoding MTLRLHNTLTRDKVDFKPIDDKNVRMYVCGPTVYDFAHIGNARPVVVFDVLYRLLKRLYPAPDHKVTYVRNITDVDDKINARAQETGRPIEDITKETAAQFHADMAALGALPLPRKYEPRATDHIPEMITMIETLIAKGFAYEAEGHVLFSVPAMDDYGRLSRRDRDELIAGARVEVAPYKKDAADFVLWKPSPAEDGLPGWPSPWGRGRPGWHIECSAMSAKILGPTFDIHGGGQDLIFPHHENEIAQSRCAHGTDVMASVWMHNGYLMAEGEKMSKSLGNFYTVHDLLQEFPGEAIRLTLLKTHYRQPLDFTKDGIREAKAELDGFYGALRGVPVADSDEASAALMDALCDDLNTPLAISQLHSLAAAANKADHAAKPAAAGVLKSAAGVLGLLQQDPEAWFKWQPPVKTGGLSDAEIDALIAERVAARQAKDFARADEIRGILTAEGIAVEDSAGGATWRRI